One Porphyromonas pogonae genomic region harbors:
- the pheT gene encoding phenylalanine--tRNA ligase subunit beta: protein MNISYKWLKEYVNTSLKPQEIADALTSIGLETGSVDEVETIPGGLKGLVIGEVLTCEAHPNSDHLHLTTVNIGEEAPLKIVCGAPNVQAGKAVVVATIGSVLGSGDEKFTIKKSKIRGEESFGMLCSQVEIGVGHDNSGIILLDLADVTIGMPAAEYFGVESDYCLEVDITPNRVDATSHFGVARELAAYLTQHVAPVKAILPETAYTAESVDKGAPSPITVEVEDSALCPRFQGVVIRGVKVGDSPEWLRNRLTSIGLKPINNIVDITNFVLHEAGQPLHAYDLSHIKGSKLIVAPAREGDTITTLDGVERKLTANDLVIADGDRTPLCIAGVMGGLVSGTVHETTDIFLESANFNPTSVRKTARRFGINSDSSFRFERGLDANRTTWSLLRAASLITEIAGGSIDGGIADFYPSSMTPHHVEMSIYRFNNLVGQEIPLNDIKSILGSLDIEILSSDGDKWTLAVPRYRVDVTRDVDVAEEIMRIYGYNSIELSGYIRANLSFKTDTDKAYHRQLLVSEQLVGAGFNEILNNSLTAEAYYTDLTTYPAYHCVKLMNPLSQELNSMRQTLLFGGLETISHNMRRQQNAFYLFEWGACYSFNKREHDAHQDNVLAGYDESQRLGIWTAGKRVHNSWAHQNEDVSPFELKAMVENIFTRLGICPAFLKMNTIENEIFAGHVVEIRSASNQFIGYLGEVSPALTKQFDINMPVYFAELDWAVVNKEASKYKLEAKDLPKYPQVKRDLALLLDKHIPFVEVEDTAYKCEKNLLKRCELFDVYEGKNLPAGKKSYAVSFYLQDDNKTMSDKQIDAIMQKIRKALEMKLGAELR from the coding sequence ATGAATATATCCTATAAATGGCTCAAAGAGTATGTCAATACTTCGCTTAAGCCTCAAGAGATAGCAGACGCCCTCACATCCATCGGACTCGAAACCGGCAGTGTGGACGAAGTAGAAACAATCCCCGGCGGACTCAAAGGTTTGGTTATAGGCGAGGTGCTTACGTGCGAAGCGCATCCCAACTCTGATCATCTACACCTCACCACCGTAAATATCGGCGAGGAGGCCCCTCTCAAGATAGTTTGCGGAGCTCCCAATGTACAAGCCGGCAAAGCTGTAGTGGTAGCCACTATAGGTAGTGTGCTTGGCTCAGGTGATGAGAAGTTTACCATCAAGAAGTCCAAGATCAGAGGCGAAGAAAGCTTCGGTATGCTTTGCAGCCAAGTGGAGATAGGTGTGGGGCATGACAATAGCGGTATTATCCTGCTCGACCTTGCGGATGTCACCATAGGCATGCCGGCAGCTGAGTACTTCGGTGTAGAAAGCGATTACTGCCTCGAGGTCGATATCACCCCCAACCGTGTCGATGCCACTTCGCACTTTGGTGTGGCGCGCGAGTTGGCAGCTTACCTCACGCAGCACGTAGCGCCGGTAAAGGCTATATTGCCGGAGACGGCTTATACTGCCGAGTCGGTGGATAAAGGCGCACCGTCGCCCATCACAGTGGAAGTGGAAGACAGTGCTTTATGCCCCCGCTTCCAAGGCGTCGTGATCCGTGGTGTGAAAGTGGGCGATAGCCCCGAGTGGCTACGCAATAGACTCACCTCTATCGGACTCAAACCCATCAACAATATCGTAGACATCACCAACTTTGTACTGCACGAAGCCGGGCAACCGCTACATGCGTACGACTTGTCACATATCAAAGGTAGCAAACTCATCGTGGCTCCTGCCCGTGAGGGAGATACTATCACAACGCTTGATGGGGTAGAAAGAAAACTCACGGCTAATGACCTAGTCATTGCCGATGGGGATCGCACCCCCCTCTGCATCGCAGGTGTTATGGGCGGACTCGTATCAGGCACTGTGCATGAGACTACGGACATCTTTTTAGAGTCGGCCAACTTCAATCCCACTTCTGTAAGAAAGACTGCCCGTCGCTTCGGAATCAACAGTGACTCATCGTTCCGCTTCGAGCGTGGATTGGATGCGAATCGTACCACATGGTCACTGCTTCGTGCCGCATCGCTCATTACAGAGATCGCAGGCGGAAGCATCGATGGCGGTATAGCCGACTTTTATCCCTCATCTATGACACCACACCATGTTGAGATGTCTATCTATCGTTTCAATAACCTTGTGGGACAAGAGATTCCCCTAAACGATATCAAAAGTATTCTGGGCAGTCTCGATATTGAGATATTAAGCTCCGATGGCGATAAATGGACGTTGGCTGTGCCTCGCTACAGAGTCGATGTAACGCGCGATGTCGATGTGGCGGAAGAGATCATGAGAATCTATGGCTATAACAGCATTGAGCTCTCGGGATATATCCGTGCCAACCTCAGCTTCAAGACGGATACCGACAAAGCCTATCACCGTCAACTTCTCGTATCGGAGCAGTTGGTAGGCGCAGGCTTCAATGAGATACTCAATAACTCACTTACCGCTGAGGCATACTATACAGACCTCACCACCTATCCGGCCTATCACTGCGTGAAACTGATGAACCCTCTGAGTCAGGAGCTCAACAGTATGAGACAGACACTGCTCTTCGGCGGTTTGGAGACAATAAGTCACAACATGCGCCGTCAGCAAAACGCATTCTACCTCTTCGAGTGGGGAGCTTGCTACAGCTTCAACAAGCGGGAGCACGACGCTCACCAGGACAATGTACTGGCCGGATATGATGAGAGCCAAAGGCTCGGGATCTGGACGGCCGGGAAAAGAGTGCACAACAGCTGGGCACACCAAAACGAAGACGTATCGCCTTTCGAGCTCAAGGCTATGGTCGAGAATATATTTACACGTCTTGGTATTTGTCCTGCTTTCTTGAAGATGAATACCATTGAGAACGAAATATTCGCCGGTCATGTTGTAGAAATTCGCTCGGCATCCAACCAGTTTATAGGATATCTCGGCGAGGTTAGCCCTGCGCTCACCAAACAATTCGACATCAATATGCCGGTTTACTTTGCCGAGTTGGATTGGGCTGTAGTCAACAAAGAAGCCTCCAAGTACAAACTCGAAGCCAAAGACCTACCGAAGTATCCGCAAGTGAAAAGAGATCTGGCATTGCTACTCGACAAACATATCCCCTTTGTAGAAGTGGAAGACACTGCATACAAGTGCGAAAAGAATCTGCTCAAAAGGTGTGAGCTCTTCGATGTGTACGAAGGTAAGAACCTACCCGCAGGTAAAAAGAGCTATGCAGTGAGCTTCTATCTGCAAGATGATAACAAAACGATGAGTGACAAGCAGATCGATGCTATCATGCAAAAGATACGCAAAGCTCTGGAGATGAAACTCGGAGCAGAGCTTCGCTAA